The DNA window AAGAAGACAGTTCCGTATTCCACTCCACGCTAATTCCGAGTTTTTTCAATTCATCAACAAGAATTTCTTCGTGTTCATCTTGAGGCAAGCTGAGGATTAATGGAAATGGGCTCAAGCCTTTACCAAAATCGTGAAATTTCAAATTGGCTTTGACTTCTTTCCCATCACTCAAATCGAGCGATAAAATGGGTTGCCCTTTCCTGACGATTCTATTAGATAAGCCGAGCTGTTGGTAATGCTCTAATATCCGTGCATGCACAGCGAGTGCACGAGACGCTGTACCGGTTCCGGACTTTTTTTCGATGATCCGAAAAGGAATATGAAAGCGTGCTAGGCTGTAAGCAAGATCAAGTCCTGTTGGACCTGCTCCTACGATTAATACTTGTGGTTTCACGATGAAGACCTCCTATCGAATAGAACAACTAATTGGTATGAGAATGTATTCGTTTAATTTAAGGAAGTGTCGATAAAGAATAGAGAAACGCAACTGCAATGAGTTGATCGAATTTTGTTCCAGCCTATCGAGACGTTTTCTAAAGCTGGTGAAAAAATTATCTAGTACTGCTACTATATCCTTAATCAGACGAGTTCAAGCAAATTGGGACTAAAAAATTGTAATCCTGTAGAAAGCAGCGAGCCGCAAGAGAGAATTACTTCGCTTTTTTTTTATCTAATTTCCCAATTATAGGAACTTTCCTTCTTTTGGTTCGTAAAGTAAAGGGAAGAAAATTTATGGAGGCGAGTTTATGTCAAAACCAGCAATGCAATTGGTCAACTTAAAAAAGACCATTGGGAAAAAGCCAATTATTAAAGGGCTAGATTTTGAAATTCAAGCAGGAGAAGTGTTTGGATTTTTAGGGCCAAACGGAGCGGGCAAGACGACAACCATTCGCATGATGGTCGGCTTAATCGATATTACAGAAGGTGATGTGCTGATTGAAGGAAAAAGCATTAAAACCGATTTTAAAGGAGCCATTCAACATGTTGGGGCAATTGTCGAAAATCCCGAAATGTACCCATTTTTAAGTGGTTGGAACAACTTAAAGCAATATGCACGAATGGTTAACGACGTTACGGAAGATCGCATGAAACAAGTAATTTCACTCGTTGGGTTGGAACATGCGATTCATGAAAAAGTAGGAAGGTATTCACTCGGTATGCGTCAGCGTCTAGGGATTGCACAAGCATTGCTGCACGGACCGTCGATTTTGATACTAGATGAGCCGACTAACGGTCTCGATCCTTCTGG is part of the Planococcus kocurii genome and encodes:
- a CDS encoding ABC transporter ATP-binding protein, with the translated sequence MSKPAMQLVNLKKTIGKKPIIKGLDFEIQAGEVFGFLGPNGAGKTTTIRMMVGLIDITEGDVLIEGKSIKTDFKGAIQHVGAIVENPEMYPFLSGWNNLKQYARMVNDVTEDRMKQVISLVGLEHAIHEKVGRYSLGMRQRLGIAQALLHGPSILILDEPTNGLDPSGIREIRKYIRNLAEKENVAVIVSSHLLTEIELMCDRIGVIKNGELIAIEAVRSVQNDEALKEVFIEAEPLESAKIYLETQTTNKIGVTAKELSISIKHEEIPAVLKSLIEQGINIYGVRVLQATLEDKFFDLIGENTIE